CCCTGCGCCACTCCGATGGAAAGGGTCTGCCCTTTCTTCTTGAGGTGCTCCTTCACCTCGACCAGAAACCGGGTCAGGTACTCCCCCCGGAGTTCCCTCCACTTCTCCAGATCGAAGCTGGCCTGGAGGATGTTCCGGCCGTATCGGCGCTGATACTCCTTGACGATGGGCTCGTTGTACCCGAACTGGTCGGCATGCTCGGCGGGCGGCGAATGCGTGCGCACACTGAGAAAGACGCCGTCGAAATCCAGAGGATCGGCGAAAGCGCGGATCACCCTGAGCATGTATTCCCTCACCTCGGGGTAGGCGTACTCCATCACGCCCCAGTGATACTTTCGCTGATTGGCGGTCAGAGACCGGTCGGCGGAGAGGAACTGGGGGTTCTCCCGGGTGAAGTTCGATTGCCATGAGAAAAAATCGGAGTCGCTGTAAAGAACGTGCTCCGGGCATCCCTCATCGAAGATGGTGATCCACATGTCGACCTTCATGCCCTGGTCTTGTATGGCCTGGACGGCGACTTCCAGCAACCGCTGTTCCCAGGCCTGTTTGGTGGTCTTCAGCCACTCCTGTATGTAGGCGTTCCTGTAACTGGGTTTGATCTGGTGAAAGAGGAGAACCCGGAAGTCGTCGGCGCGAAACAGGACCCTGTCCACGCCCCGGTCCTTCCAGATCCGGGCCGCCTCGACCACCTTTTCGGGCGTGTCGAGCTGTGCCGTGCCCTCTCCCCTGTGTTGCCAGATGACGTCGCCCCAGCTCAGGATCATGAGCTTCTCCTTGGCCTGGACAGGCAGGGAGAGAAGGAGGATGGAAGCAGCGGTCAATAGTGTCCTGTTGAGCATGTCTTGATTCCAGTCTTGGTTTTTCCCGGTCCGCCGCGCAAGAGGAGGGAAGGCTACCAATCGACGATCGAACCGTCGTCCCTATCGTAAATCGTCCGGGACTCGCGCGGTTCGCCGACCCTCGCCATCAACTTGTCCTCGTCGATGGTGATGCCGAGA
Above is a window of Acidobacteriota bacterium DNA encoding:
- a CDS encoding family 10 glycosylhydrolase, translated to MLNRTLLTAASILLLSLPVQAKEKLMILSWGDVIWQHRGEGTAQLDTPEKVVEAARIWKDRGVDRVLFRADDFRVLLFHQIKPSYRNAYIQEWLKTTKQAWEQRLLEVAVQAIQDQGMKVDMWITIFDEGCPEHVLYSDSDFFSWQSNFTRENPQFLSADRSLTANQRKYHWGVMEYAYPEVREYMLRVIRAFADPLDFDGVFLSVRTHSPPAEHADQFGYNEPIVKEYQRRYGRNILQASFDLEKWRELRGEYLTRFLVEVKEHLKKKGQTLSIGVAQGDYIGPPFGNMKLQWRRWVSEGIIDSLVVGHITNERARYPNRTQRAMGYIQNQEEDMGLPPIEDAVRQSYGPLSKRSGAGLYLAPRGFRMSFRHPAHGRGSQTPELRKSLVAAFEKEPAVTGIVYSYGEIMKDR